The DNA segment AGCCGGATCCGGTCGGCGGTGACCCGGGCCGAGAGCGCGTGGATCTCGACGCCCGCGCGAGCCGCCTCGCGGAGCGCTCGTCCGTAGGCGGGGTCGATGTCGTCGGCGGGGGCTACGTCGTCGGCGTCCGCGCGCTGGACGACGAAGAGGAGCGCCGCTCGCTCGCCCGCGGCCTTGCGGGCCATGAGATGTTCGAGGTGGCGACGCCCCCGCTCGGTCACGGCGTCGGGAAAGCGCGCGTGGCGTTCCGCGCAGAGGGTGACGCTCTTGACCTCGATCCAGCAGGGGGCGTCGGACGCCGCATGTCCCTCGAGTCGGAAGTCGAAGCGCGAGCCCTCGTCGGTCTTCACCTCGGGCCGAATGGTCGTGTAGCCGGCGAAGGGCGAGTAGGCGCCGCTCTCGAGGGCGCGTCGCGCGGCGTCGTTGGCCTTCGCCGCGTGCAGGCCGACCCAGGCCCGCCCGACGCGGATCATCTCGAGGGTATGGCGCAACTTGCGCTTCGGGTTGTCCGACGTGGAGCAGCGGACGGCGGAGCCCGGCGCCTGGGTGCCCTGCATGCTGCCGGGGTTCGGGCAATGGACGGTGACCTCGCGGCCGTCCTCGAAGACCACGTCGGCGAGGAAGCGCTTGTAGCGCTTCACGAGGCGGCCGCGGAGCGCGGCTTCGATCGGGAGCGAGACGGGACGGAGCGTCGGCGGGGACATCGCCGCGCGATTCTAGTGCGAGACATCGAGGAATCGCCCGGGATCCCGCGTCGCTTGACGAAGACCGGGCGCCCCGGCAGTGTTCGCGGCAAGGGGCGGACGCGAGCGGAGTCGCTCCCGGCGAGGGGGTGAACGTGAGCGGAGTCGCGGCAGGCGCGCTGAAGCGCGTGATCCTCGTACGTCACGGGGAGACCGCCGGGCAGTCGAGCATCCGGTACTACGGAGCGACCGACGTGCCCTTGTCGGACGAGGGTCGCGCCCAGGTGCGCGCCGCCCGCGACCGGATCCGGGGCGAGACCTTCGACGCGGTCTGGGCGAGCACGCTCTGTCGCTCCTGGGAGTCGGCGCGAATCGTCGCGCCCGGCCATCCGGTCCAGCTCGAGTCGAATTTCCGCGAGATCGACTTCGGCGACTGGGAAGGACTGACCGCCGAGGAGATCGCCGAGGTCGATCCGGCGGGCTACGCGCGCTGGCAGGCGGAGGGGCTCGACTTCACCTTTCCCGGTGGCGAGCCACGGGATGTGCTTCGTGCGCGCGTCGGCCGCGGCCTCGAACGCATCCACGCCACCGGCGTCGAGTCCGTCCTGGTCGCCGTCCACAAGGGGGTGGTTCGCGCGCTCCTGGAGCTGATCACCGGCTACACCCTGCCCCCGGGCGAGCCCGAGCTCGGAGGCGTCGTCCAGGCAAGCCGCGGCCCCGACGGGTCCTGGTATACGGGTCGGATCGGAAGCGACGCGAGCGTGAGCGAGGTCGGGACCGGGGTCCCGATGGACGAAGGCCGGGGCTAGGTCTCTCGGCGGGCCGATTCGGGGCGTTCAGAGCACCCCGTACGCGAGCATCGCGTCCGCGACCTTGATGAACCCGCCGATGTTCGCGCCGCGGACGTAGTTGACGTAGTCGCCGTCTCGGCCGTGCTCGACGCAGGTCGAGTGGATGCTCTTCATGATGTCGAGGAGCTGCTCGTCGACCTGCTCGCGCGACCACGAGAGGCGCATCGCGTTCTGCGTCTGCTCGAGTCCGGAGACCGCGACACCGCCGGCATTGGCCGCCTTCGCGGGCCCGAAGAGGACCTCGTTCCTCAGGAAGACGTTGATCGCGTCGAAGGTCGACGGCATGTTCGCGCCTTCCGAGACGAGCTGGCAGCCGTTCTTGACGAGCTCGTCCGCATCCTCGGAGTGGAGCTCGTTCTGGGTGGCGCAGGGAAAGGCCAGTTCGCAGGGCACGCCCCAGGGCCGCTTGCCCTCGTGGAAGGTGCCGCCCCACTTCTCGACGTACTCGCTGATCCGGCCGCGCCGCTCGTTCTTGAGATCCATCACCCAGGCGAGCTTCTCTTCGTCGATCCCGTTCGGGTCGTGGATGAAGCCGCCCGAGTCCGAGAGCGTGAGGACCTTGCCCCCGAGCTGGTTGATCTTCTCCGCGGTGTACTGGGCGACGTTGCCCGATCCCGAGACGACGCAGTTCTTGCCGGCGATGTCCTCGCCTCGGGTGCCGAGCATCTCTCGCGCGAAGTAGACGCAGCCGTAGCCGGTCGCTTCGGTTCGAATCAGTGAGCCGCCGAAGGCGAGTCCCTTGCCGGTGATCGTGCCGGTGAACTCGTTCTGCAGGCGTTTGTACTGACCGAAGAGGTAGGAGACCTCTCGGGCGCCGACGCCGATGTCGCCGGCCGGGATGTCGGTGTAGGGCCCGATGTGGCGGGAGAGCTCGGTCATGAAGGCCTGGCAGAAGCGCATGACCTCGCCGTCGCTCTTGCCGTGGGGGTTGAAGTTCGCCCCGCCCTTCGCCCCGCCCATCGGCAGGGTCGTGAGCGAGTTCTTAAACACCTGCTCGAAGCCCAGGAACTTCAGGATCGAGATGTTCACGCTCTTGTGGAAGCGCAGACCACCCTTGTAGGGGCCGATCGCGTTGTTGAACTGCACGCGCATGCCGCGGTTCACACGCACGTTCTCGTCGTCGTCGACCCAGCAGACGCGGAATACGATGATCCGATCCGGCTCCGTCATTCGATCGAGGATGTGCGCGTCCTTGTAGGCCTGCTTGTCCTCGAGAAACGGGATGATGTCTCGGGCGACTTCGTGGACGGCTTGCTGGAACTCCGGCTGGCCGGGATTCCGGCGCTCGAGCCCGTGCATGAACCGCTCGAGGTAGGTGTCCGCCGCCGCCTGCTGCTTCTTGGTCAGAGCCATCGTTCAGTTCCCCTCTCGAGTCGAATCAATCTTCGTCGCTCTCCCGCAGCTTCGCGAGCACGCTGAAATCTTCGAGCGTGCTCGTGTCGCCGGCGACCTCCTTGCCGGAGGCGATGTCGCGGAGCAGGCGGCGCATGATCTTGCCGGAGCGCGTCTTCGGAAGCGCCGTGGTGAAGCGTATCTCCGCCGGACGCGCGATCGCACCGATCTCCTTGGAGACGTGCTGCTTCAGGCGGTCGACGAGGGCGTCGTTCGCGTCCGTGCCGCCGACCGGCGAGACGAAGGCGACGATCGCGGTTCCGGTGATCTCGTCCGGACGACCGACGACCGCGGCCTCGGCGACGTCAGGGCTCGAGACGAGGGCGCTCTCGACTTCCATGGTGCCGATCCGGTGGCCCGAGACGTTCATCACGTCGTCGACCCGGCCCATGATCCAGAAGTAGCCGCTCTTGTCCCGGTGGGCGCCGTCGCCGGCGAAGTAGGTCTCGTCGTAGGTACCCCAGTAGGTCTCCTTGAACCGTTGGGGGTCGCCCCAGATGCCGCGGAGCATGCCGGGCCACGGGTGCTTCAGGACGAGGAAGCCGCCGGCCTCTCCCTTCTGCGAGTTGCCTTCTTCGTCGAAGATGTCGGCCTGGACGCCGGGGAAGGGCCTCGTCGCGGAGCCGGGCTTCGTGTCGACGGCCCCCGGAATCGACGAGATCATGATCCCGCCGGTCTCGGTCTGCCACCAGGTGTCGACGATCGGGCATTTCTTGTTGCCGATCACGCGGTGGTACCACATCCACGCTTCGGGGTTGATCGGCTCGCCGACGCTACCCAGAAGGCGCAGCGAAGAGAGGTCGTGCGACTTCGGGTGTTCGTCCCCCAGACGGATGAAAGTCCGGATCGCCGTCGGCGCCGTGTAGAAGATCGTGACGCCCCACTTTTCGATCAGGTCCCACCAGCGGTCCGGACCCGGATGCGTCGGTGTGCCTTCGTACATCACCGTCGTCGCGCCGTTGGCGAGTGGGCCGTAGACGACGTAGGAGTGGCCGGTGATCCAGCCGATGTCGGCGGTGCACCAGTAGACGTCGTCGTCCTTGATGTCGAAGATCGCCTTGAAGGTCGTCGTGACGTGGGTGAGATAGCCGCCGGTCGTGTGGAGGATGCCCTTGGGTTTGCCGGTCGTTCCGCTCGTGTAGAGGATGAACAGCGGGTTCTCGGCATCGAGCTTGGCGGGCGCGCACTTCGTCTTCGCCTCCGCCATCAGCTCGTGGTACCAGAGGTCGCGCCCGGCCACGATCTCGACCGGCTGCTTCGTCCGCTCGACGACGATCACCTTCTCGACGCAGGGCGTCTGGGCCACGGCCTTGTCGACGGTCGCCTTGAGCGCGAAGGGCGCCCCCTTCCGGTAGCCGCCGTCGCTCGTCACGACGAGCTTCGCTTCGGCGTCGTTGATCCGGTCACGCAGCGCGTCCGCGGAGAAGCCACCGAAGACGATCGAGTGGGCGGCGCCGATTCGGGTACACGCGAGCATCGCGACCGCGAGCTCGGGGATCATCGGCATGTAGAGGCAGACGCGATCGCCGCGCTTCACACCCTGGTCCTTCAGGACGTTGGCGAACCGACAGACCTCGCGGTGGAGCTCTCCGTAGGTGATGACGCGGGTGTCGCCGGGCTCGCCTTCCCAGATGATCGCGGCCTTGTTCTTGCGCGAGACGCCGCCGGGGCTCGTCTTGGGATCGAGGTGACGATCGAGGCAGTTGTACGAGACGTTTGTCTTGCCGCCGACGAACCACTTCGCGAAGGGGGGCTTCCAGTCGAGGACCTTCTTCCAGGGCGTGAACCAGGAGACGTTCTCCTTGGCCATCTTCTCCCAGAACTTCGTCGGGTTCTTCTCGCCGAGCTTCCGATATTCGTTCGTGGTCTTCTTGTTCCAGTTCGCCTGCTTGGTGAACTCGGGAGCGGGCTTGAAGGTCCGCTTCTCCTTGAGGAGGGTGTCGATGTCGGCCATGGCGTTCGTTCAGTCCATTCTGCCAGGCGTCGCGCGCCTGTTGCTCAGCCCTTGATCCAGGCTTCGATGTCGTCCGCGGTCTTCGGAATCGAGCGGGTCAGATTGAGGTGCCCGTCTTCGGTGATCACGACGTTGTCTTCGATCCGGATGCCGATGCCCTTGAAGCGATCCGGGGCGTTCGGATCGTCCGGGGATACGTAGAGGCCCGGCTCGATGGTATAGGCCATGCCCGGGGCGAGCGGACGCGGGGACGGCTTCTCGTCGCCGTTCTTCACGACGTAGGCGCCGACGTCGTGGACGTCGAGACCGAGCCAATGGCTCGTGCCGTGCATGTAATAGGGCTTGTAGGCCTCCTTCTCGATCAGGCCGTCGAGGTCGCCCGAGAGGAAGCCCAGGTCGACGAGCCCCTGGGTGAGGACGCGGACCGTCGCCATGTGGACCTCGGGAAGAGTCCCGCCAGGGCGGCTCACTTCGAAGGAAGCGAGCTGGGCAGCGAGCACGAGCTCGTAGAGCGCGCGGGCGGCCGGCTCGAAGCGGCCGTCGACCGGATAGCAGCGCGTCACGTCCGACGCGTATCCCTCGAGCTCGACACCCGCGTCGATCAGGACGACTTCGCCCGCGGCGAGCGGTTGGTCGTTCGTGATGTAGTGGAGGATCGTCGCGTTCTTTCCCGAGCCGACGATCGATCCGTAGGCCGGACCGGATCCGCCGCGCGCCCGGAAGGCGTAGGCGAGCTCGGCTTCGAGCTCGTATTCGTGGCGGCCGGCGAAGCAGGCGCGGGCGGCACGGTGGTGGCCCTCGAGGCTGATGTCCGCGGCGCGCTGCATGATCTCGATCTCGGCCGGGGACTTCACGAGTCGCATCTCGTGGACGAGCAGTCGCGGGTCGATCAGCTCGTTCGCCGGGAGGACGCCGCCGCGGGACTGTCGGCGGATCTCTTCCTGGAGCGCGACGATCCTGGCGTCGATCGCCGCGTCGCGGCCGAGCACGTGGTAGATCCGCGCCGCCCCGCGAAGGAGATCGGGGAGCTTCGCGTGGAACGCTTCGATCGGGTGGGCCTCGTCGGCGTCGTAGTCGGCGACCGCGCCATCGACGCCGGGGCGGTATCCGGTCCAGATCTCGGCGTCGCGATCGCGCGGCTGGACGAAGAGCGTGAAGTCCGGACCTTCTCTGGTCGACAGGACGGCGATCGCGTCGGGATGATCGAAGCCCGTCAGGTACCAGAAGTCGCTGTCCTGGCGGAAGGGGTACTCGGTGTCGGCCGAGCGCACGGCGAGGCGTCCGCCGACGAAGATCGCGACGGCGTCGGGGCCCATGGCCTGGAGCATCTGCTGGCGCCGTTCGGCGAACACGCGCGCATTCTATCCCATCGCCCGCGGGCGTCTCGCCGGTGAGCGGGACGTGCGCTCGGCGGCCGCGAATCGGCGGCTCGCCCCTCGGTTGACCGCCCTGGAGCCGCCGTCGCCTGCGGACCGGGCGGGAATCCCAGGATTAGGGAGAGTGTCTCTGCCACCTCGGGCGGCAGACGCCTCGAGCGGCACCGCGATTCAAATATCTGATTTTGTTGAATAAAATCGATTCTCGAGGTGCTTCCGAAGACCGTGTCGACTCTTGCTGCCACCTGGGGATGCAGGCACCCGGTCGCGGCCCGAGGCCGCTGAAGATCCTCGAAAGTCCTTGGAAAACAGGGAGTTGAGAAAAATTCGAAACTTTCTGCGCGGTTGGCACGCAACGTGCTCTTACAGGAGCCAAGAACGATCTGGAATACTGGCTGGCCCGGGCGGTTTAACACGGGCGCGTTCGTCCGGGCCGGCCAGTAAATCCGGGGAGTGAGGAGTCCAGCCCCACCAACGATCCATCGGGTGGATCAGGGGCAAGACTAGATCAAGGCGCTTTCCCCCAGACTGCACCCCATTCACCTCGCTCCCCGGTTTCCAGATCGGACAAGTCAATCCGGTCGATCCCCCGCATCGTCGACCGGCGTAGACAGGAGATTCCCCTCCTGAACGCGAACGCCCCGCTCGACCCTTTCCAGGGACCGAGCGGGGCGTTCGGCGTTTCGGGCGCCGTCTCGGGTGTCGTCGTTCGCATTCTTCGCGACGACGAGCGCCCGGCGTGATCAGTCTTCGGACTTCGCCTTCGATGCGCCGCTGGTTTCGCCCGCCTTCTCGTCCCCGTCCGTCTTCTTGCGGGCGCGGCGAGCTCGTTTCTTCGCGCGCGAGGCTCCGGAGCGTCCCCGTCCGCCGCGTCGACTCCGCTTCGGCTTGTCCGGCTTCTCTTCGGCCTCCTTCTCCGCGGCGGCGGCGACGTCGGCATCGTGTCGTTCGATCACGCCCAGGATCTCGTCGGCGAACTCGCGCACGAACCAGGCCTTGAGCTCCGGCAGCCCCTTGAGGTCCTTCGCGTTCGTCGGGGCTGCCCAGGCGATCGCTTCGAGCGCCGCGTTCGGGCAGAGCACGCCGGGGTCGAGCTTGAGCGCTTCCGCCCGCGGCCCGCGCCAATCCTTGAGCGCGCCGAGTCGCTTCTCGGTCTTGCGATCCATGCGCCGCCGCCCGCTCGTCTCGAGCTTCGGGATCGGGCCATGAGGCTTGCGCAGTCCCTTCTTGACCGCGCTCACGAGATCCTTGCCGAGTCGCTTGAGGATCAGATCGGTGATGCCCTTGATCTCGCCCATCGAATCCAGGTCGGTGGGCTGCGAGCGACTGATCTCGAGCAGCGTCCGGTTGCCGAGCACCTTGAAAGGCGGCCGGTCGATGTCGCGCGCGCGCAGGTCGCGAAGCAGGAAGAGCTCGCGGAGGATGGCGAGCTCCGTCGGCTCGAGGCTGCGGGCGCCCTTGATCCGCAGATAGCCCAGCTCGTCGAATTCGCGGTCGGGCCAGCGCCTCCCGCAGAGGGTCTCGAACTCGTCCATCGCCCAGTCGAGGCGCTTGGCCTTCTTGAGCTCCTTCTCGAGGCTCTCTGCGAGCTTGATCAGGTAGAGCACGTCCGACGCCGCATAGCTGAGCTGCTTCTCGGTCAGCGGACGCCGCGACCAGTCCGAGCGCTGCTCGTCCTTCGGAAGCGACACGCCGAAGTGTTTCTCGATCAACGCAGCGAGACCGATGGCCGGATACCCGAGAAGCTGGGCGCTCACCATGGTGTCGAAGAGGTTGGTGAAATCGAAGCCGCAGTCGCGCTTCAGGACGTAGATGTCGTACTCGGCGGCGTGGAAGAGGACGCGGACCTTCGGCGAGGAGAAGACCGACGCGAGGGGGGCGAGCTTGTCCGGCCCGCCGATCGCGAGGGGGTCGAGCAGCCAGCACTTCTTGCGGGTCGCGACCTGGACGAGGCAGACCTTGTCGAAGTAGTGGTAGAAGCTGTCCGCCTCGGTATCGAAGGCGACGACGTCTTCCTTCATCAGTTCCTTGGCGACGGCTTCGAGCCCCTCGACCGTGTCGACGATCTCGAAGTCGTCGCGTTGGGCGACGCCGGCGCGGCTCGACCCGGACTTGCCGCTCCCCGAGCTCGCCTTCGTGGAGCGCGAACTCGATGCGGGGCGTGAGGACTTGCCCTTCTCGCTCGTCTTCCGCTCGCTCGATCTGCCTGCGCCCGATGATTTTCTGGATTGGTCGGCCAATGCACTCTCTGTGGCTGCCAGCCCGGCTGGCAGGGACGCGGGGGTCGGCGACGACGGGCCATCGCGGCCGATCGGGTCGATTTCGGTCAATGCGCACGGATCGACCGAAGCCGGTCGCGCACCGTGCGGAATTCTCTGGGTGCCGACCCCGACCCACCTGCTCGTTCGCTTGTCGGCGCCTCGGGGTCGCTTCCTGATCGGTTGCGACGTCGGGCCCGGCTGCGGACGATCGCTGGCGAGTCGGCCAGCACGTCTTTCGGCAGGGGGAATGAGCCGCAGAGGGCGGCGGCTCGCGCTCGAATCTAGCCGAGCCCACGCGAAGCCGAAACCGCGAAAACCCGGGGGATCGCCCGCGGCGGGGCCCCCGATTCGGCTCCAGTGGCGTGCGAGACGCCCTTCGCGGTATCCACCCGGGCCATGGATGCCTTCGCCACCGCCCTATCGGACGCTCTCGACCCCGCTGTCGCAGCGCGAGAGCTGGCGTCCGTCCTCGAGGCCCGGCTCGGTCAGGGGGTCGCGGGGGCGCTGCTGCTGGGGACGGCCGCGGGCGACGGGGCGGGTCGGATCGCCGGGGAATCTCTCGCGGCGCATTTGTCCGAGGCCGTGCTGGCCGGCACGACGTTCGAGGGCGTCCTCGCCGGGGGACGGGTTCTCCGGGACCGCCCGGCCCTGGTGGCGATCGGCTGGGGCGCGGGCGAGGCCGAGCCGGTGCCCTTCCTGCTCGACGCCGAAGTCTTCGGGCGGGGGGCGCTCGATCTCGAGGAGGTGGCGCACGTCCTGGAGGATGCCCGCGGCGGCCCGCTGACCGGAGACGATCTGGTCCTGCTCTTTCCGGACGCGCTCGAAGGCGTCGCCCTCGAGGAACGGCTGGCTCTGCTTCGTCCCCGACTGGCTGGGGCGGTCTTTGCCGGCGCCGCCGCGGCCGGGGCGGGAACGGCGCCGGCCCAGGCCTGGGCGGGCGACCACGTGGAGCCGGGGGGAACCCTCGGCGTGGTTCTCCCGGGCGGCGCCGCAGGGGGGCGACGGCTGGGCTTCGCCGGCGCGACGCGTTTCGCGAGTCCCTGGCTTCAGGTGGGAGACTGTCGATCGCGCTGGGTCGACGAGCTCGACGGCGAGCCGGCCCTCGACTGGGTTCGGCGACAGCTCGGACTC comes from the bacterium genome and includes:
- the sfsA gene encoding DNA/RNA nuclease SfsA — protein: MSPPTLRPVSLPIEAALRGRLVKRYKRFLADVVFEDGREVTVHCPNPGSMQGTQAPGSAVRCSTSDNPKRKLRHTLEMIRVGRAWVGLHAAKANDAARRALESGAYSPFAGYTTIRPEVKTDEGSRFDFRLEGHAASDAPCWIEVKSVTLCAERHARFPDAVTERGRRHLEHLMARKAAGERAALLFVVQRADADDVAPADDIDPAYGRALREAARAGVEIHALSARVTADRIRLERVLPVLL
- a CDS encoding histidine phosphatase family protein, coding for MSGVAAGALKRVILVRHGETAGQSSIRYYGATDVPLSDEGRAQVRAARDRIRGETFDAVWASTLCRSWESARIVAPGHPVQLESNFREIDFGDWEGLTAEEIAEVDPAGYARWQAEGLDFTFPGGEPRDVLRARVGRGLERIHATGVESVLVAVHKGVVRALLELITGYTLPPGEPELGGVVQASRGPDGSWYTGRIGSDASVSEVGTGVPMDEGRG
- the gdhA gene encoding NADP-specific glutamate dehydrogenase, with product MALTKKQQAAADTYLERFMHGLERRNPGQPEFQQAVHEVARDIIPFLEDKQAYKDAHILDRMTEPDRIIVFRVCWVDDDENVRVNRGMRVQFNNAIGPYKGGLRFHKSVNISILKFLGFEQVFKNSLTTLPMGGAKGGANFNPHGKSDGEVMRFCQAFMTELSRHIGPYTDIPAGDIGVGAREVSYLFGQYKRLQNEFTGTITGKGLAFGGSLIRTEATGYGCVYFAREMLGTRGEDIAGKNCVVSGSGNVAQYTAEKINQLGGKVLTLSDSGGFIHDPNGIDEEKLAWVMDLKNERRGRISEYVEKWGGTFHEGKRPWGVPCELAFPCATQNELHSEDADELVKNGCQLVSEGANMPSTFDAINVFLRNEVLFGPAKAANAGGVAVSGLEQTQNAMRLSWSREQVDEQLLDIMKSIHSTCVEHGRDGDYVNYVRGANIGGFIKVADAMLAYGVL
- the acs gene encoding acetate--CoA ligase translates to MADIDTLLKEKRTFKPAPEFTKQANWNKKTTNEYRKLGEKNPTKFWEKMAKENVSWFTPWKKVLDWKPPFAKWFVGGKTNVSYNCLDRHLDPKTSPGGVSRKNKAAIIWEGEPGDTRVITYGELHREVCRFANVLKDQGVKRGDRVCLYMPMIPELAVAMLACTRIGAAHSIVFGGFSADALRDRINDAEAKLVVTSDGGYRKGAPFALKATVDKAVAQTPCVEKVIVVERTKQPVEIVAGRDLWYHELMAEAKTKCAPAKLDAENPLFILYTSGTTGKPKGILHTTGGYLTHVTTTFKAIFDIKDDDVYWCTADIGWITGHSYVVYGPLANGATTVMYEGTPTHPGPDRWWDLIEKWGVTIFYTAPTAIRTFIRLGDEHPKSHDLSSLRLLGSVGEPINPEAWMWYHRVIGNKKCPIVDTWWQTETGGIMISSIPGAVDTKPGSATRPFPGVQADIFDEEGNSQKGEAGGFLVLKHPWPGMLRGIWGDPQRFKETYWGTYDETYFAGDGAHRDKSGYFWIMGRVDDVMNVSGHRIGTMEVESALVSSPDVAEAAVVGRPDEITGTAIVAFVSPVGGTDANDALVDRLKQHVSKEIGAIARPAEIRFTTALPKTRSGKIMRRLLRDIASGKEVAGDTSTLEDFSVLAKLRESDED
- a CDS encoding aminopeptidase P N-terminal domain-containing protein — translated: MFAERRQQMLQAMGPDAVAIFVGGRLAVRSADTEYPFRQDSDFWYLTGFDHPDAIAVLSTREGPDFTLFVQPRDRDAEIWTGYRPGVDGAVADYDADEAHPIEAFHAKLPDLLRGAARIYHVLGRDAAIDARIVALQEEIRRQSRGGVLPANELIDPRLLVHEMRLVKSPAEIEIMQRAADISLEGHHRAARACFAGRHEYELEAELAYAFRARGGSGPAYGSIVGSGKNATILHYITNDQPLAAGEVVLIDAGVELEGYASDVTRCYPVDGRFEPAARALYELVLAAQLASFEVSRPGGTLPEVHMATVRVLTQGLVDLGFLSGDLDGLIEKEAYKPYYMHGTSHWLGLDVHDVGAYVVKNGDEKPSPRPLAPGMAYTIEPGLYVSPDDPNAPDRFKGIGIRIEDNVVITEDGHLNLTRSIPKTADDIEAWIKG
- a CDS encoding HRDC domain-containing protein; amino-acid sequence: MADQSRKSSGAGRSSERKTSEKGKSSRPASSSRSTKASSGSGKSGSSRAGVAQRDDFEIVDTVEGLEAVAKELMKEDVVAFDTEADSFYHYFDKVCLVQVATRKKCWLLDPLAIGGPDKLAPLASVFSSPKVRVLFHAAEYDIYVLKRDCGFDFTNLFDTMVSAQLLGYPAIGLAALIEKHFGVSLPKDEQRSDWSRRPLTEKQLSYAASDVLYLIKLAESLEKELKKAKRLDWAMDEFETLCGRRWPDREFDELGYLRIKGARSLEPTELAILRELFLLRDLRARDIDRPPFKVLGNRTLLEISRSQPTDLDSMGEIKGITDLILKRLGKDLVSAVKKGLRKPHGPIPKLETSGRRRMDRKTEKRLGALKDWRGPRAEALKLDPGVLCPNAALEAIAWAAPTNAKDLKGLPELKAWFVREFADEILGVIERHDADVAAAAEKEAEEKPDKPKRSRRGGRGRSGASRAKKRARRARKKTDGDEKAGETSGASKAKSED
- a CDS encoding FIST C-terminal domain-containing protein, encoding MDAFATALSDALDPAVAARELASVLEARLGQGVAGALLLGTAAGDGAGRIAGESLAAHLSEAVLAGTTFEGVLAGGRVLRDRPALVAIGWGAGEAEPVPFLLDAEVFGRGALDLEEVAHVLEDARGGPLTGDDLVLLFPDALEGVALEERLALLRPRLAGAVFAGAAAAGAGTAPAQAWAGDHVEPGGTLGVVLPGGAAGGRRLGFAGATRFASPWLQVGDCRSRWVDELDGEPALDWVRRQLGLGVSDSVEPHLDRLMVRLRSSGDRDGVPDESDLAYEERYVVGLDDERGAISVPADVERGAQLAFALPDPDHARARLRAAAEGLSPSPVVLQFACRARDAALHGDPDLEGAWVQHAVGDRAAVGTLAPFQLGPAPDGRPRRLVHTTLLAALGRR